The following coding sequences are from one Salvia miltiorrhiza cultivar Shanhuang (shh) unplaced genomic scaffold, IMPLAD_Smil_shh original_scaffold_419_1, whole genome shotgun sequence window:
- the LOC131004529 gene encoding uncharacterized protein LOC131004529 isoform X3, with product MTALGFQSISCSTSVLSTTNTMSNSEQKRFNAKFHLGKSGMYHLSAFSPPDFSEIPEDSFDLPFLNPWQPAFGNSCRGLLVMGDAFGHIFLCNPTTKQFQFIPPTEDITYFSIQQLSLGYDSKSGDYKLLRVTIRMREPDRTNRTKTELYSVKNDSWKTIPNCDCFLYGRGEYVDDRCYWLDLYGSKVISFDFSEESFSYLPVPREPPEPEDRLDKFLLFKLDNEDSVGLILVWPRSGGIYSCGKRIGGDYYQFWVWRDGSWCLHKNVVLSGCYDLSDMIDGRFMFLEGPSSQSLIPYECHQVVYDWNGKECMYLGLIERRNNIIFFSYVQSTFALPHGKPINGSRYLNHIQTDSEPILKWANDGYDSDLDLGLDDDNLNLIDSFANGFRVFDDTEEAVEVLEEDEDEEMDPNTEELVANWQKNHSRYVVGISHGTKAPGAPFAECGSLPLRGMCCSGF from the exons ATGACTGCGTTAGGGTTTCAATCTATTTCTTGTTCTACATCTGTTCTGTCCACTACGAACACGATGAGTAATTCCGAGCAGAAACGGTTTAATGCGAAATTTCACCTTGGCAAGTCCGGTATGTATCATTTATCTGCTTTTTCTCCGCCAGATTTTTCTGAAATCCCTGAAGATAGTTTCGACCTTCCTTTTTTGAATCCATGGCAGCCAGCTTTTGGTAACAGTTGTAGGGGTTTGTTGGTTATGGGCGATGCTTTTGGCCATATTTTTCTTTGCAACCCCACAACCAAACAGTTTCAATTTATTCCTCCCACAGAAGATATAACTTATTTTAGCATCCAGCAGTTGTCTCTCGGCTATGATTCTAAATCTGGTGATTACAAACTCTTAAGAGTTACGATACGAATGCGGGAACCTGATAGAACAAATAGAACAAAAACTGAGTTGTATTCAGTAAAAAATGATTCTTGGAAGACGATTCCGAATTGTGATTGTTTTCTATATGGCCGCGGTGAGTATGTTGACGATAGGTGTTATTGGCTGGATTTATATGGAAGCAAAGTCATATCGTTCGATTTTAGCGAGGAAAGCTTCTCTTACTTGCCTGTACCACGTGAGCCACCAGAGCCAGAGGATCGTCTTGATAAATTTCTGCTATTTAAGTTAGATAATGAAGATTCGGTAGGGCTTATTTTAGTTTGGCCACGGAGCGGAGGTATCTATAGTTGCGGTAAACGTATTGGCGGTGATTATTATCAGTTTTGGGTATGGAGAGATGGGTCTTGGTGCTTGCATAAAAATGTCGTTCTTAGTGGTTGTTATGATTTATCAGATATGATAGATGGTCGATTCATGTTTCTTGAAGGACCAAGTAGCCAATCGCTTATACCCTATGAATGTCATCAAGTAGTTTACGATTGGAATGGGAAAGAGTGTATGTATTTGGGTTTGATTGAGCGTAGGAATAatatcattttcttttcttatgtTCAGAGCACCTTTGCGCTGCCCCATGGAAAGCCAATCAATGG ATCCCGTTATCTTAATCATATTCAGACTGACTCCGAGCCTATACTCAAATGGGCGAATGATGGTTATGATTCTGATCTTGATCTTGGTCTTGATGACGACAACTTGAACCTCATTGATTCGTTTGCTAACGG ATTCCGTGTCTTTGATGATACAGAGGAGGCAGTGGAGGTATTGgaggaggatgaggatgaggagaTG GATCCCAACACTGAGGAGTTAGTTGCAAATTGGCAAAAAAATCATTCACGCTATGTTGTTGGAATTAGTCATG GTACAAAAGCACCTGGGGCACCATTTGCTGAATGTGGTTCTCTCCCATTACGTGGAATGTGTTGTTCA ggattttaa
- the LOC131004529 gene encoding uncharacterized protein LOC131004529 isoform X2, giving the protein MRNFTLASPPAFGNSCRGLLVMGDAFGHIFLCNPTTKQFQFIPPTEDITYFSIQQLSLGYDSKSGDYKLLRVTIRMREPDRTNRTKTELYSVKNDSWKTIPNCDCFLYGRGEYVDDRCYWLDLYGSKVISFDFSEESFSYLPVPREPPEPEDRLDKFLLFKLDNEDSVGLILVWPRSGGIYSCGKRIGGDYYQFWVWRDGSWCLHKNVVLSGCYDLSDMIDGRFMFLEGPSSQSLIPYECHQVVYDWNGKECMYLGLIERRNNIIFFSYVQSTFALPHGKPINGSRYLNHIQTDSEPILKWANDGYDSDLDLGLDDDNLNLIDSFANGFRVFDDTEEAVEVLEEDEDEEMDPNTEELVANWQKNHSRYVVGISHGTKAPGAPFAECGSLPLRGMCCSVSTENNLKFLTGYGLQLPGIDCSFAKNNRHIEGSKLSQPWLAHTLLSLGCCVRGRGPLGWIGQIGGSNLSPPLLGCRKNNMPLEGSKLSQPWLCHSLLSLGCSVRGRGPVGWIGRIGIGGSNLSQLWLAPSLPLLGCRMKGSLRIFY; this is encoded by the exons ATGCGAAATTTCACCTTGGCAAGTCCG CCAGCTTTTGGTAACAGTTGTAGGGGTTTGTTGGTTATGGGCGATGCTTTTGGCCATATTTTTCTTTGCAACCCCACAACCAAACAGTTTCAATTTATTCCTCCCACAGAAGATATAACTTATTTTAGCATCCAGCAGTTGTCTCTCGGCTATGATTCTAAATCTGGTGATTACAAACTCTTAAGAGTTACGATACGAATGCGGGAACCTGATAGAACAAATAGAACAAAAACTGAGTTGTATTCAGTAAAAAATGATTCTTGGAAGACGATTCCGAATTGTGATTGTTTTCTATATGGCCGCGGTGAGTATGTTGACGATAGGTGTTATTGGCTGGATTTATATGGAAGCAAAGTCATATCGTTCGATTTTAGCGAGGAAAGCTTCTCTTACTTGCCTGTACCACGTGAGCCACCAGAGCCAGAGGATCGTCTTGATAAATTTCTGCTATTTAAGTTAGATAATGAAGATTCGGTAGGGCTTATTTTAGTTTGGCCACGGAGCGGAGGTATCTATAGTTGCGGTAAACGTATTGGCGGTGATTATTATCAGTTTTGGGTATGGAGAGATGGGTCTTGGTGCTTGCATAAAAATGTCGTTCTTAGTGGTTGTTATGATTTATCAGATATGATAGATGGTCGATTCATGTTTCTTGAAGGACCAAGTAGCCAATCGCTTATACCCTATGAATGTCATCAAGTAGTTTACGATTGGAATGGGAAAGAGTGTATGTATTTGGGTTTGATTGAGCGTAGGAATAatatcattttcttttcttatgtTCAGAGCACCTTTGCGCTGCCCCATGGAAAGCCAATCAATGG ATCCCGTTATCTTAATCATATTCAGACTGACTCCGAGCCTATACTCAAATGGGCGAATGATGGTTATGATTCTGATCTTGATCTTGGTCTTGATGACGACAACTTGAACCTCATTGATTCGTTTGCTAACGG ATTCCGTGTCTTTGATGATACAGAGGAGGCAGTGGAGGTATTGgaggaggatgaggatgaggagaTG GATCCCAACACTGAGGAGTTAGTTGCAAATTGGCAAAAAAATCATTCACGCTATGTTGTTGGAATTAGTCATG GTACAAAAGCACCTGGGGCACCATTTGCTGAATGTGGTTCTCTCCCATTACGTGGAATGTGTTGTTCA GTTTCAACGgaaaacaatttaaaatttctaaCCGGCTATGGCTTGCAGCTACCCGGCATTGACTGCAGCTTCGCCAAGAATAATAGGCACATAGAAGGCAGCAAGCTTAGCCAGCCATGGTTGGCCCATACCCTGCTCTCGCTTGGCTGTTGTGTGAGGGGCAGAGGGCCCCTTGGCTGGATTGGGCAGATAGGAGGCAGCAACCTTAGCCCGCCCTTGCTTGGCTGTCGCAAGAATAATATGCCCTTAGAAGGCAGCAAGCTTAGCCAGCCATGGTTGTGCCATAGTCTGCTCTCGCTTGGCTGTTCTGTGAGGGGCAGAGGGCCCGTTGGCTGGATTGGGCGTATAGGAATAGGAGGCAGCAACCTTAGCCAGCTGTGGTTGGCCCCTAGCCTGCCCTTGCTTGGCTGTCGCATGAAGGGCAGTCTGCGGATTTTCTATTGA
- the LOC131004529 gene encoding uncharacterized protein LOC131004529 isoform X1, with amino-acid sequence MTALGFQSISCSTSVLSTTNTMSNSEQKRFNAKFHLGKSGMYHLSAFSPPDFSEIPEDSFDLPFLNPWQPAFGNSCRGLLVMGDAFGHIFLCNPTTKQFQFIPPTEDITYFSIQQLSLGYDSKSGDYKLLRVTIRMREPDRTNRTKTELYSVKNDSWKTIPNCDCFLYGRGEYVDDRCYWLDLYGSKVISFDFSEESFSYLPVPREPPEPEDRLDKFLLFKLDNEDSVGLILVWPRSGGIYSCGKRIGGDYYQFWVWRDGSWCLHKNVVLSGCYDLSDMIDGRFMFLEGPSSQSLIPYECHQVVYDWNGKECMYLGLIERRNNIIFFSYVQSTFALPHGKPINGSRYLNHIQTDSEPILKWANDGYDSDLDLGLDDDNLNLIDSFANGFRVFDDTEEAVEVLEEDEDEEMDPNTEELVANWQKNHSRYVVGISHGTKAPGAPFAECGSLPLRGMCCSVSTENNLKFLTGYGLQLPGIDCSFAKNNRHIEGSKLSQPWLAHTLLSLGCCVRGRGPLGWIGQIGGSNLSPPLLGCRKNNMPLEGSKLSQPWLCHSLLSLGCSVRGRGPVGWIGRIGIGGSNLSQLWLAPSLPLLGCRMKGSLRIFY; translated from the exons ATGACTGCGTTAGGGTTTCAATCTATTTCTTGTTCTACATCTGTTCTGTCCACTACGAACACGATGAGTAATTCCGAGCAGAAACGGTTTAATGCGAAATTTCACCTTGGCAAGTCCGGTATGTATCATTTATCTGCTTTTTCTCCGCCAGATTTTTCTGAAATCCCTGAAGATAGTTTCGACCTTCCTTTTTTGAATCCATGGCAGCCAGCTTTTGGTAACAGTTGTAGGGGTTTGTTGGTTATGGGCGATGCTTTTGGCCATATTTTTCTTTGCAACCCCACAACCAAACAGTTTCAATTTATTCCTCCCACAGAAGATATAACTTATTTTAGCATCCAGCAGTTGTCTCTCGGCTATGATTCTAAATCTGGTGATTACAAACTCTTAAGAGTTACGATACGAATGCGGGAACCTGATAGAACAAATAGAACAAAAACTGAGTTGTATTCAGTAAAAAATGATTCTTGGAAGACGATTCCGAATTGTGATTGTTTTCTATATGGCCGCGGTGAGTATGTTGACGATAGGTGTTATTGGCTGGATTTATATGGAAGCAAAGTCATATCGTTCGATTTTAGCGAGGAAAGCTTCTCTTACTTGCCTGTACCACGTGAGCCACCAGAGCCAGAGGATCGTCTTGATAAATTTCTGCTATTTAAGTTAGATAATGAAGATTCGGTAGGGCTTATTTTAGTTTGGCCACGGAGCGGAGGTATCTATAGTTGCGGTAAACGTATTGGCGGTGATTATTATCAGTTTTGGGTATGGAGAGATGGGTCTTGGTGCTTGCATAAAAATGTCGTTCTTAGTGGTTGTTATGATTTATCAGATATGATAGATGGTCGATTCATGTTTCTTGAAGGACCAAGTAGCCAATCGCTTATACCCTATGAATGTCATCAAGTAGTTTACGATTGGAATGGGAAAGAGTGTATGTATTTGGGTTTGATTGAGCGTAGGAATAatatcattttcttttcttatgtTCAGAGCACCTTTGCGCTGCCCCATGGAAAGCCAATCAATGG ATCCCGTTATCTTAATCATATTCAGACTGACTCCGAGCCTATACTCAAATGGGCGAATGATGGTTATGATTCTGATCTTGATCTTGGTCTTGATGACGACAACTTGAACCTCATTGATTCGTTTGCTAACGG ATTCCGTGTCTTTGATGATACAGAGGAGGCAGTGGAGGTATTGgaggaggatgaggatgaggagaTG GATCCCAACACTGAGGAGTTAGTTGCAAATTGGCAAAAAAATCATTCACGCTATGTTGTTGGAATTAGTCATG GTACAAAAGCACCTGGGGCACCATTTGCTGAATGTGGTTCTCTCCCATTACGTGGAATGTGTTGTTCA GTTTCAACGgaaaacaatttaaaatttctaaCCGGCTATGGCTTGCAGCTACCCGGCATTGACTGCAGCTTCGCCAAGAATAATAGGCACATAGAAGGCAGCAAGCTTAGCCAGCCATGGTTGGCCCATACCCTGCTCTCGCTTGGCTGTTGTGTGAGGGGCAGAGGGCCCCTTGGCTGGATTGGGCAGATAGGAGGCAGCAACCTTAGCCCGCCCTTGCTTGGCTGTCGCAAGAATAATATGCCCTTAGAAGGCAGCAAGCTTAGCCAGCCATGGTTGTGCCATAGTCTGCTCTCGCTTGGCTGTTCTGTGAGGGGCAGAGGGCCCGTTGGCTGGATTGGGCGTATAGGAATAGGAGGCAGCAACCTTAGCCAGCTGTGGTTGGCCCCTAGCCTGCCCTTGCTTGGCTGTCGCATGAAGGGCAGTCTGCGGATTTTCTATTGA